A section of the Rhodobacter sp. genome encodes:
- a CDS encoding nicotinate-nucleotide adenylyltransferase codes for MARPWAEPGQVIGLLGGSFDPPHSGHVHLTREALKRLGLDQVWWLVSPGNPIKSHAPAPLDARLAACRARMRHPRVRITDLESRFGTRATVDTLAALQRAWPRVRFVWLMGADNLAGFHRWDRWPEIMARVPVAVFARPGQRLKALTAPAARRFQAARVSPSQGHALGLRTPPAWVYLDMPMRADSSSALRAAQGQTRPPR; via the coding sequence ATGGCGCGCCCTTGGGCGGAACCGGGTCAGGTCATCGGCTTGCTGGGGGGGTCCTTTGATCCCCCGCATTCCGGTCACGTCCATCTGACGCGCGAGGCGCTGAAACGGCTGGGGCTGGATCAGGTCTGGTGGCTGGTCAGTCCCGGCAATCCGATCAAGTCGCACGCCCCCGCGCCGCTGGACGCGCGCCTCGCCGCCTGCCGGGCACGGATGCGCCACCCGCGGGTGCGAATCACCGATCTCGAATCGCGTTTTGGAACCCGCGCCACCGTTGACACCCTGGCCGCGCTGCAAAGGGCCTGGCCGCGGGTGCGCTTTGTCTGGCTGATGGGCGCCGACAATCTTGCCGGGTTTCACCGCTGGGACCGATGGCCCGAGATCATGGCCCGTGTGCCCGTCGCCGTCTTTGCCCGCCCGGGGCAGCGGCTGAAGGCGCTGACCGCCCCCGCCGCGCGCCGCTTTCAGGCCGCGCGCGTGTCGCCGTCCCAGGGCCATGCGCTGGGGCTGAGGACGCCTCCGGCCTGGGTCTATCTGGACATGCCGATGCGCGCCGACTCCTCGAGCGCGTTGCGCGCGGCGCAGGGCCAGACCCGCCCGCCGCGTTAG
- the dacB gene encoding D-alanyl-D-alanine carboxypeptidase/D-alanyl-D-alanine-endopeptidase, with translation MTIDRSAVTRRSVLAGLFATAAAPTLANAPSRSPVPPARPAGVPALTDLATRAARPAQPTGSLVDLLERSGLSGETAVIALDAETGAVIEEHRADLRLPPASTAKALTTMYALHTLGAEHRFVTRVELSGGTIRNGTLTGDLILRGGGDPTLQTEGLARLADAVIQQGLRRVEGRFLVDETALPAIAAIDPDQPVSAGYNPALSGLNLNFNRVYFGWEVQGREARLSMDARSDREVPPVSVIDIRAAQRDLPVYTHDIRGGREHWTVAASALGRTGSRWLPVRQPGVYAADVFRALLAARGCHLPQARHSTAPQGTVLAEVRSAPLTSVLREMLRFSTNITAECVGLSSSMRQGVRPRNLHLSAESMNAWLADRYGAAGLALVDHSGLEEGSRLAPRAMATYLLAAGREGILPTLLREHPMRSEDGQVLQSPPVAVHAKTGTLNFVSALAGYAQPRGGRAMVFSIISADMAARRRIRDDDSERPTGTRAWTGRARALQQDLIERWAGLHG, from the coding sequence ATGACCATCGACCGTTCCGCGGTGACGCGGCGCTCTGTGTTGGCTGGCCTGTTTGCGACGGCCGCCGCGCCGACTCTGGCCAACGCGCCCAGCCGGTCGCCGGTGCCGCCGGCCCGGCCGGCAGGGGTTCCGGCGCTGACCGATCTGGCGACGCGCGCGGCCCGGCCCGCGCAACCCACCGGAAGCCTGGTAGACCTGCTGGAACGGTCCGGCCTGTCCGGTGAGACGGCGGTGATCGCGCTGGACGCCGAAACGGGTGCCGTGATCGAGGAACATCGCGCCGATCTGCGCCTGCCTCCGGCCTCGACCGCCAAGGCGTTGACGACGATGTATGCGCTGCACACCCTCGGCGCCGAGCACCGGTTTGTGACCCGGGTCGAACTGTCGGGCGGCACGATCCGCAACGGCACGCTGACGGGCGACCTGATCTTGCGGGGCGGTGGCGATCCGACCTTGCAGACCGAGGGGCTTGCGCGGTTGGCCGACGCGGTGATCCAGCAAGGCCTGCGCCGGGTCGAGGGGCGCTTTCTGGTCGATGAGACCGCCTTGCCCGCAATCGCCGCGATCGACCCCGACCAGCCGGTGTCGGCCGGCTACAATCCGGCGTTGTCGGGTCTGAACCTGAACTTCAACCGCGTCTATTTCGGTTGGGAGGTGCAGGGTCGCGAGGCCCGGCTGTCGATGGACGCGCGTTCGGACCGCGAGGTGCCGCCGGTCTCGGTGATCGACATCCGCGCCGCGCAGCGCGACCTGCCGGTCTATACCCACGACATTCGCGGCGGGCGCGAGCACTGGACGGTGGCCGCCAGCGCATTGGGCCGCACGGGGTCGCGCTGGTTGCCGGTGCGACAGCCCGGGGTCTATGCCGCCGACGTGTTCCGCGCGCTGCTGGCCGCGCGCGGCTGCCACCTGCCCCAGGCCCGCCACAGCACCGCGCCACAGGGCACCGTCCTGGCCGAGGTCCGCTCGGCTCCGCTGACCAGCGTGCTGCGCGAGATGCTGCGCTTTTCCACCAACATCACCGCCGAATGCGTCGGGCTGTCGTCCTCGATGCGACAAGGCGTGCGGCCCCGCAACCTGCACCTGTCGGCCGAGAGCATGAACGCCTGGCTGGCCGATCGCTACGGCGCCGCGGGGCTTGCGCTGGTCGATCATTCGGGGCTGGAAGAGGGCTCGCGCTTGGCGCCGCGGGCCATGGCGACCTATCTGCTGGCCGCCGGGCGCGAGGGGATCCTGCCGACGCTCCTGCGCGAGCACCCGATGCGCAGCGAGGACGGGCAGGTCCTGCAAAGCCCTCCGGTCGCGGTCCACGCCAAGACCGGCACGCTCAACTTCGTTTCGGCGCTGGCGGGCTATGCGCAGCCTCGGGGCGGGCGGGCGATGGTGTTTTCGATCATCAGCGCCGACATGGCGGCGCGCCGACGGATTCGCGACGACGACAGCGAACGCCCGACCGGCACGCGGGCCTGGACCGGCCGGGCGCGGGCGCTGCAACAGGATCTGATCGAACGCTGGGCCGGGCTGCACGGCTAG